Proteins from a single region of Azospira inquinata:
- a CDS encoding acetyl-CoA C-acyltransferase, protein MKQIQDAYIVAATRLPVGKKGGMFRTTRPDDMLAHALQAVLAQVPQLDPALVEDVIVGCAMPEAEQGMNVARIGALLAGLPDTVPGVTINRFCSSGLQAVADAAARIRLGEAEVMLAAGTETMSLMSQMMGNKVSLNPAIFEGNDHLAIAYGMGLTAEKVAQKWGVSREDQDAFALASHQKAAAARGAGHFQAEISPYTVRAHVPDLASGTVRLLEQVCDQDEGPRLDASLEKLAKLKPVFAAGGSVTAGNSSQMSDGAGAVLLVSEAVLKRFNLQPLARFAGFAVAGVPPEVMGIGPIAAIPKVLARAGVAQSDLDWIELNEAFAAQALAVIRELDLDPAKVNPQGGAIALGHPLGATGAIRTATLTHGLRRTGGKWGMVTMCIGTGMGAAGLFQAL, encoded by the coding sequence ATGAAACAAATACAAGACGCTTATATCGTCGCCGCCACCCGCCTGCCCGTGGGCAAGAAGGGGGGCATGTTCCGCACCACCCGACCGGATGACATGCTGGCCCACGCCCTGCAAGCCGTGCTGGCCCAGGTGCCCCAGCTGGACCCGGCCCTGGTGGAGGATGTGATCGTGGGCTGCGCCATGCCCGAAGCGGAGCAGGGCATGAACGTGGCCCGCATCGGCGCCCTGCTGGCGGGCCTGCCGGACACGGTGCCCGGGGTGACCATCAATCGCTTCTGCTCCTCCGGTCTCCAGGCCGTGGCCGATGCGGCGGCCCGCATCCGCCTAGGGGAGGCGGAGGTGATGCTGGCCGCCGGGACCGAGACCATGAGCCTCATGTCCCAGATGATGGGCAACAAGGTTTCCCTCAATCCGGCTATTTTCGAGGGCAACGACCATCTGGCCATCGCCTACGGCATGGGCCTCACCGCCGAAAAGGTAGCCCAGAAATGGGGCGTCAGCCGGGAAGATCAGGACGCCTTTGCCCTGGCCTCCCACCAGAAGGCCGCCGCCGCCCGGGGAGCGGGCCATTTTCAGGCGGAAATCAGTCCTTACACGGTGCGGGCCCATGTGCCGGACCTGGCCAGCGGCACGGTGCGTCTTCTGGAACAGGTCTGCGACCAGGACGAAGGGCCCCGGCTGGATGCCAGCCTGGAAAAACTGGCCAAGCTCAAGCCCGTGTTCGCCGCCGGAGGCAGCGTCACGGCGGGCAATTCCTCCCAGATGTCCGACGGGGCGGGGGCGGTGCTCCTGGTCTCGGAAGCCGTGCTGAAGCGCTTCAATCTTCAGCCCCTGGCCCGTTTCGCCGGCTTTGCCGTGGCCGGGGTGCCGCCGGAAGTGATGGGCATCGGCCCCATCGCGGCCATTCCCAAGGTGCTGGCCCGGGCCGGGGTGGCCCAGTCCGACCTGGACTGGATCGAGCTGAACGAGGCCTTCGCTGCCCAGGCCCTGGCGGTGATCCGGGAACTGGATCTGGACCCGGCCAAGGTTAATCCCCAAGGGGGGGCCATTGCCCTGGGCCATCCCCTGGGGGCCACGGGGGCCATCCGGACCGCCACCCTGACCCACGGCCTGCGCCGCACCGGGGGCAAGTGGGGCATGGTGACCATGTGCATCGGCACCGGCATGGGGGCGGCGGGCCTGTTCCAGGCCCTTTAA
- a CDS encoding 3-hydroxyacyl-CoA dehydrogenase/enoyl-CoA hydratase family protein: MTRLIVRRAAVLGAGVMGAQIAAHLANGDIPVLLFDLAAPEGNPNGVAEKALAGLKKLDPAPLAAPDRLAHIEPANYDQHLERLADCDLVIEAIAEKMEWKADLYRKIAPHLAPEAILASNTSGLSIGALAATVPEARRSRFCGIHFFNPPRYMPLVEIIPTASTDGAMVDELETWLTSRLGKGVIRAKDTPNFVANRVGVFSMLAVMHHTQRLGLGFDEVDALTGPAIGRPKSATYRTADVVGLDTLAHVVQTMADTLPDDPWHGHFQIPGWLTGLISQGALGQKTRCGVFRKQGKEIQVLDPARGDYVPARSAEAVLAPEVGAILGERDPAKKFAALRACPHPQARFLWAIFRDLFHYCAYHLADIAHNARDVDLAMRWGFGWSLGPFETWQAAGWGDITQAIQADIAAGESLSPAPLPAWVTARSGVHEPAGSWSPVTASLVPRSSLPVYGRQLYPEAVLGEAPRGRGETVWENPGVRLWVHGLDPKIAILSFTSKMHTIGDEVLDGLLAAVARAERDFDGLVLWHEAPFAVGANLKQVSEACAAGQFERLEATVAKFQQASMALKYAQVPTVAAVQGLALGGGCEFVMHAAHRVMALESYVGLVEVGVGLIPAGGGCKEFALQAARVGARQAGGEVLPYLQNVFQTIAMGKVMKSALEAKDQGFAQAGDDVLFHAGELLYVALRRARAMAEAGWRPPLRARQVPVAGRPGIATLEMLLVNMREGGFISPHDYRVSKAAATALCGGDVEPGSRVDEDWLLTVERQEFLALLKTPETQARIRHMLDTGKPLRN; this comes from the coding sequence ATGACCCGTTTGATCGTTCGCCGTGCCGCCGTTCTGGGGGCCGGGGTAATGGGGGCCCAGATTGCCGCCCATCTGGCCAATGGGGACATCCCCGTACTGCTCTTCGATCTGGCCGCCCCGGAAGGAAACCCCAACGGGGTGGCGGAAAAAGCCCTGGCCGGGCTGAAAAAACTGGACCCGGCGCCCCTGGCGGCACCGGACCGGCTGGCCCACATCGAGCCTGCCAATTACGACCAGCATCTGGAACGGCTGGCGGATTGCGATCTGGTCATTGAAGCCATCGCGGAAAAAATGGAGTGGAAGGCGGACCTGTACCGGAAAATCGCCCCCCACCTGGCTCCGGAGGCCATTCTGGCTTCCAATACCTCGGGCCTTTCCATCGGTGCCCTGGCGGCGACCGTGCCGGAAGCCCGGCGCTCCCGCTTCTGCGGCATCCACTTTTTTAACCCGCCCCGCTACATGCCCCTGGTAGAAATCATCCCCACGGCCAGCACCGACGGTGCCATGGTGGACGAGTTGGAAACCTGGCTCACCAGCCGCTTGGGCAAAGGGGTGATCCGGGCCAAGGACACTCCCAATTTCGTCGCCAACCGGGTGGGGGTGTTTTCCATGCTGGCGGTGATGCACCACACCCAGCGCCTGGGTCTGGGGTTTGACGAGGTGGATGCCCTCACGGGCCCGGCCATTGGCCGTCCCAAGAGCGCCACCTACCGCACGGCAGACGTGGTGGGCCTGGATACCCTGGCCCATGTGGTGCAGACCATGGCGGATACCCTGCCGGATGATCCCTGGCACGGCCATTTCCAGATTCCCGGCTGGCTGACTGGGCTCATCAGCCAGGGGGCCCTGGGCCAGAAAACCCGCTGCGGCGTGTTTCGCAAGCAGGGTAAGGAAATCCAGGTGCTGGACCCGGCCCGGGGGGACTACGTGCCCGCCCGTTCCGCCGAGGCGGTCCTGGCGCCGGAAGTGGGGGCCATTCTGGGGGAGCGGGACCCGGCGAAAAAGTTTGCCGCCCTACGGGCCTGCCCCCATCCCCAGGCCCGTTTCCTCTGGGCCATTTTCCGGGATCTATTCCATTACTGCGCCTACCATCTGGCGGACATCGCCCATAACGCCCGGGATGTGGATCTGGCCATGCGCTGGGGCTTCGGCTGGAGCCTGGGGCCCTTTGAAACCTGGCAGGCGGCGGGCTGGGGGGACATCACCCAGGCCATTCAGGCGGACATTGCGGCGGGGGAAAGCCTGAGCCCGGCGCCTTTGCCCGCCTGGGTCACGGCCCGCAGCGGAGTCCATGAGCCCGCCGGCTCCTGGTCCCCGGTCACGGCCAGTCTGGTGCCCCGTTCCAGCCTGCCGGTCTATGGGCGCCAGCTCTATCCGGAAGCGGTGCTGGGGGAAGCGCCCCGGGGCCGGGGCGAGACGGTGTGGGAAAACCCGGGCGTCCGCCTGTGGGTCCATGGCCTGGACCCGAAAATTGCCATTCTTTCCTTCACGTCCAAAATGCACACCATCGGGGATGAGGTGCTGGATGGGTTGCTGGCAGCGGTGGCTCGGGCGGAGCGGGATTTCGACGGCCTGGTGCTGTGGCATGAGGCCCCCTTTGCCGTGGGGGCCAATCTCAAGCAGGTGAGCGAGGCCTGTGCCGCCGGCCAGTTCGAGCGCCTGGAAGCCACCGTGGCCAAGTTCCAGCAGGCCTCCATGGCCCTCAAATACGCCCAGGTGCCTACGGTAGCGGCGGTCCAGGGCCTAGCCCTGGGGGGCGGCTGCGAGTTCGTTATGCACGCCGCCCACCGGGTCATGGCCCTGGAGAGCTACGTGGGCCTGGTGGAAGTGGGGGTGGGCCTAATCCCCGCCGGGGGCGGCTGCAAGGAGTTTGCTCTCCAGGCGGCCCGGGTCGGGGCCCGGCAGGCGGGGGGAGAGGTGCTGCCCTACCTGCAAAACGTCTTCCAGACCATCGCCATGGGCAAGGTCATGAAGAGTGCCCTGGAAGCCAAAGACCAGGGCTTTGCCCAGGCCGGGGACGATGTGCTGTTCCATGCCGGGGAGCTGCTTTACGTGGCCCTGCGCCGGGCCCGGGCCATGGCCGAAGCGGGCTGGCGGCCACCCCTGCGGGCCCGCCAGGTGCCAGTGGCAGGCCGTCCCGGCATCGCCACCCTGGAAATGCTGCTGGTGAATATGCGGGAGGGGGGCTTTATCTCCCCCCATGATTACCGGGTGAGCAAGGCCGCCGCCACCGCCCTCTGCGGCGGTGACGTGGAGCCGGGCAGCCGGGTGGACGAGGACTGGCTTCTGACCGTGGAGCGCCAGGAATTCCTCGCCCTCCTGAAGACCCCGGAAACCCAGGCCCGGATCCGGCACATGCTGGACACCGGCAAACCCCTGCGCAACTGA
- a CDS encoding OmpP1/FadL family transporter — MNKALMARALPATLLGLFSAQAGAAAFQLLEQSASGLGNAFAGSAAVAENASTVYFNPAGMTQLAGNNLSVGFNYITLKTQFHNGNSANPYGPYARNLSNDGGDAGDAAVVPNFYFTKEITPNWYIGFGAGGPFGLRTDYPSDFRGKYLALKSDIQAINLNPSIAYKANDWVSLGFGLNYQKFEAELTSAVNGSVYGDGKFKVNGDDWAWGWNGGALFTLSPQTKIGVSYRSAIQHEVKGNYNLSGLPTPVINAAGYPSTSGNAKVSIKLPETWILSATHKLNDRWELLGDVSMTGWSSVPELRIKFSNGAPDKYSTYKWKDSWRVALGANYTLSERTKLKFGVAVDKTPLDGSTYRTPRLPDEDRLWLSLGLQYKLMPGHTIDVGYAYLNAKDAKIHDSGTPADAMKNGVLDGTYKSHVQILGVQYSMQF; from the coding sequence ATGAACAAAGCACTGATGGCGCGGGCCCTGCCCGCTACGCTGCTGGGGCTCTTTTCCGCCCAGGCGGGAGCCGCAGCTTTCCAATTGCTGGAGCAGAGCGCCAGCGGCCTGGGCAATGCCTTTGCCGGTTCGGCGGCGGTGGCGGAAAACGCTTCCACCGTCTATTTCAATCCAGCGGGTATGACCCAACTGGCGGGCAACAACCTGTCCGTGGGCTTTAACTACATCACCCTGAAGACCCAGTTTCACAACGGCAATTCCGCCAATCCCTATGGCCCCTATGCCCGGAACCTGAGCAATGACGGGGGGGATGCGGGGGATGCGGCGGTGGTGCCCAATTTCTACTTCACCAAGGAAATCACCCCCAACTGGTATATCGGCTTTGGCGCCGGCGGCCCCTTCGGCCTGCGCACCGACTATCCCTCGGATTTCCGGGGCAAGTATCTGGCCCTGAAGTCCGACATCCAGGCCATCAACCTCAACCCCAGCATTGCCTACAAGGCCAATGATTGGGTGTCCCTGGGCTTTGGTCTGAACTACCAGAAATTCGAGGCGGAACTGACCTCCGCGGTGAATGGCAGTGTTTACGGGGACGGCAAATTCAAGGTGAACGGGGATGACTGGGCCTGGGGCTGGAATGGGGGGGCCCTGTTTACCCTGTCCCCCCAGACCAAGATCGGGGTCTCCTATCGCTCCGCCATCCAGCACGAGGTGAAGGGCAACTATAACCTGAGCGGCCTGCCCACCCCGGTGATTAACGCGGCGGGGTATCCCAGCACCTCAGGTAACGCCAAGGTGTCCATCAAGCTGCCGGAAACCTGGATCCTGAGCGCCACCCACAAGCTCAACGACCGTTGGGAATTGCTGGGGGATGTGAGCATGACGGGTTGGTCCTCCGTGCCCGAACTGCGCATCAAGTTTTCCAACGGCGCCCCGGACAAATATTCCACCTACAAGTGGAAGGATTCCTGGCGGGTCGCCCTGGGAGCCAATTACACCCTGTCCGAACGGACCAAGCTGAAGTTCGGGGTGGCGGTGGATAAGACCCCCCTGGACGGCAGCACCTACCGTACCCCCCGCCTGCCCGATGAAGACCGGCTGTGGCTGTCCCTGGGCCTGCAATACAAGCTCATGCCTGGCCACACCATCGACGTGGGCTATGCCTATCTGAATGCCAAGGACGCCAAGATTCACGACTCCGGTACCCCGGCCGACGCCATGAAAAACGGTGTGCTGGATGGGACCTACAAGAGCCACGTGCAAATCCTGGGTGTCCAGTATTCCATGCAGTTCTAA
- a CDS encoding acyl-CoA thioesterase, with protein MSDNPIQLPDREPTLRVMAMPSDVNQNGDIFGGWVMSHVDMAGGIVAMRRARGRAVTVAVNSFQFKQPVSIGDVVSLYAKIIKVGRTSITIDVEVFAERNYFRPVTVKVTEATLTYVAIDVGGNKRELPPEES; from the coding sequence ATGTCTGATAACCCCATCCAACTTCCCGACCGGGAACCCACTTTGCGCGTCATGGCCATGCCCTCCGACGTGAACCAGAACGGCGATATTTTCGGCGGCTGGGTCATGTCCCACGTGGATATGGCCGGTGGCATCGTTGCCATGCGCCGGGCCCGGGGCCGGGCAGTGACCGTGGCGGTCAATTCCTTCCAGTTCAAACAGCCCGTGTCCATCGGTGACGTGGTCAGCCTCTACGCCAAGATCATCAAGGTGGGCCGCACCTCCATCACCATCGACGTGGAAGTGTTCGCTGAGCGCAATTACTTCCGGCCGGTGACCGTCAAGGTGACGGAAGCCACTCTCACCTATGTGGCCATCGACGTGGGGGGCAACAAGCGGGAGCTGCCGCCGGAAGAAAGCTGA
- a CDS encoding 3-hydroxyacyl-CoA dehydrogenase NAD-binding domain-containing protein has product MIHSDATAWQHWQLTRDGEGLAWLSLDKAGESTNSLSAAVLAELSGVLDELERHPPRGLILRSAKAAGFIAGADIGEFDALADIAAARAMVTRGWELCNRLAAVPYPTLALVRGHCLGGGLELALACRTLVVVDEPGTKLGLPEVMLGIFPGWGGMARLPRRVGPGLALDLMLTGKTVDAKKAKRLGLADACVPPRVMEAAARSLALTPPRHQPLPLLQRLFLGPLRPVVARQARQQVAKRAWPEHYPAPYAIIDLWAKHDGNPLGAPEILESIVASPTTANLLRVFRLQERLKAFGKGGDFAPARVHVVGAGVMGGDIAAWCAARGLTVTLQDQTVARIAPAIQRAYGSLSKRLKDKLQLRNVMDRLIPDPEGHGAAHADVVIEAIFENLGAKQRLLQDLEARMKPEAVLATNTSSLCLEDLSRVLQRPERLVGLHFFNPVARMPLVEVVSAAGGDPAMARKACAFVGRIDKLPLPVKSAPGFLVNAVLGPYLLEAMACVDEGLTPETVDEAALAFGMPMGPLELADTVGLDIAMAAGQALTRQGAASPQCLTRLFQQGHLGRKTGQGFYPYPGGKVRKGAAGPVPAGLGERLLAPLIARTAQLVADGVVADQDLADGGVIFGTGFAPFRGGPLHYARSRNV; this is encoded by the coding sequence ATGATCCATAGCGATGCCACCGCCTGGCAGCACTGGCAACTGACCCGGGACGGGGAAGGCCTTGCCTGGCTGTCCCTGGATAAGGCGGGGGAGAGTACCAACTCCCTTTCCGCCGCCGTTCTGGCCGAACTGTCCGGGGTGCTGGACGAACTGGAGCGCCATCCGCCCCGGGGCCTGATTCTGCGCTCCGCCAAGGCGGCCGGCTTCATCGCCGGAGCCGACATCGGAGAATTTGACGCCCTGGCGGATATTGCCGCGGCCCGGGCCATGGTTACCCGGGGCTGGGAGCTCTGCAACCGGCTGGCCGCCGTTCCCTATCCCACCCTGGCCCTGGTGCGGGGCCACTGCCTGGGGGGCGGCCTGGAGCTGGCCCTGGCCTGCCGGACCCTGGTGGTGGTGGATGAGCCGGGGACCAAGCTGGGCCTGCCGGAAGTCATGCTAGGCATTTTCCCCGGCTGGGGAGGCATGGCCCGGCTGCCCCGGCGGGTGGGTCCGGGGCTGGCCCTGGACCTGATGCTCACGGGCAAGACCGTGGATGCCAAAAAGGCCAAGCGCCTGGGCCTGGCGGACGCCTGTGTGCCGCCCCGGGTGATGGAAGCCGCCGCCCGTAGCCTGGCCCTGACCCCGCCCCGGCATCAGCCTTTGCCCCTGCTGCAACGCCTTTTCCTCGGGCCTCTGCGCCCGGTGGTGGCCCGTCAGGCCCGCCAGCAGGTGGCCAAGCGGGCCTGGCCCGAACATTATCCGGCCCCTTACGCCATCATCGACCTGTGGGCCAAGCACGACGGCAACCCCCTGGGGGCGCCGGAAATTTTAGAGTCCATCGTGGCTTCCCCCACCACCGCCAATCTGCTGCGGGTATTCCGGCTCCAGGAACGGCTCAAGGCCTTTGGCAAGGGCGGGGATTTTGCTCCGGCCCGGGTCCATGTAGTGGGGGCCGGGGTCATGGGGGGCGACATTGCCGCCTGGTGTGCCGCCCGGGGCCTCACCGTGACATTGCAGGATCAGACCGTGGCCCGGATTGCCCCGGCCATCCAGCGGGCCTACGGAAGCCTTTCCAAGCGCCTGAAGGACAAGCTCCAACTACGGAACGTCATGGACCGGCTCATCCCGGACCCGGAAGGCCATGGGGCGGCCCATGCCGATGTGGTCATTGAAGCCATTTTTGAAAACCTGGGGGCCAAGCAGCGCCTGCTCCAGGACCTGGAGGCCCGGATGAAGCCGGAGGCGGTGCTGGCCACCAATACCTCCAGCCTGTGCCTGGAAGACCTGAGCCGGGTGTTGCAGCGGCCGGAGCGGCTGGTGGGCCTCCACTTCTTTAATCCGGTGGCCCGGATGCCCCTGGTGGAAGTGGTGAGCGCCGCGGGGGGCGACCCGGCCATGGCCCGTAAGGCCTGTGCTTTTGTGGGGCGCATCGACAAGCTGCCCCTGCCGGTAAAAAGCGCCCCCGGATTCCTGGTGAATGCCGTGCTCGGTCCCTACCTTCTGGAGGCCATGGCTTGTGTGGATGAAGGCCTGACGCCGGAGACCGTGGATGAGGCTGCCCTGGCTTTCGGTATGCCCATGGGGCCCCTGGAACTGGCGGATACCGTGGGCCTGGATATTGCCATGGCCGCCGGTCAGGCCCTGACCCGCCAAGGGGCGGCGTCGCCCCAATGCCTGACCCGCCTGTTCCAGCAGGGCCATCTGGGGCGCAAGACCGGTCAGGGCTTCTACCCCTACCCGGGGGGCAAGGTGCGCAAGGGGGCGGCGGGGCCCGTTCCGGCCGGATTGGGGGAGCGTTTGCTGGCGCCCCTTATCGCCCGCACGGCCCAGTTGGTGGCCGACGGGGTGGTGGCGGATCAGGACCTGGCGGACGGGGGGGTAATATTCGGCACCGGCTTCGCTCCCTTCCGGGGCGGACCGCTTCATTACGCAAGGAGCCGAAATGTCTGA
- a CDS encoding acetyl-CoA C-acetyltransferase has protein sequence MAQPQAFEPVYVVDGARSPFLKAKSGPGPFAAADLAVQAGRALLARQPFAPEDLDEVILGCASPSPDEVNIGRVAALRLGCGDKVTGWTVMRNCASGMQALDSAMANIQSGRSQLVLAGGVDALSRAPLLYNNAMVLWFAAMMQMKTLGQKARHFLKLRPNRLLNPVIGLMKGLTDPVVGLLMGQTAENLAWRFAISREEMDAFSLVSHQRAMAARAAGALGEIVPLVDMDGRIYAEDDGVRPDASLAGLQKLKPFFDKPYGRVTPGNSSQITDGAAWLLLASASAVKRWNLQPLGRILDVQWAGLDPAQMGLGPVHAMTPILQRHGLGPNDLDLMEINEAFAAQVLACLRAWEDEAYCREELGLPGALGRLDPDKLNVDGGAVALGHPVGASGARIVLHLLHALRARGGGRGMASICIGGGQGGAMLVETGGEPA, from the coding sequence ATGGCCCAGCCGCAAGCCTTTGAGCCGGTCTATGTGGTGGATGGGGCGCGCAGCCCCTTCCTCAAGGCGAAAAGCGGCCCTGGCCCCTTTGCCGCCGCCGATCTGGCGGTCCAGGCCGGGCGCGCCCTGCTGGCCCGCCAGCCCTTCGCTCCGGAGGATCTGGACGAGGTGATCCTGGGCTGTGCCAGCCCCAGCCCGGACGAGGTGAATATCGGCCGGGTGGCGGCCCTGCGCTTGGGCTGTGGCGACAAGGTGACGGGCTGGACGGTGATGCGCAACTGCGCCTCCGGTATGCAGGCCCTGGATTCGGCCATGGCCAACATTCAGTCCGGTCGCTCCCAGCTGGTACTGGCCGGGGGCGTGGATGCCCTGTCCCGGGCCCCCCTGCTCTACAACAACGCCATGGTGCTGTGGTTTGCCGCCATGATGCAGATGAAGACCCTGGGCCAGAAAGCCCGCCATTTCCTCAAACTGCGTCCGAATCGCCTGCTCAACCCGGTCATTGGCCTGATGAAGGGCCTCACCGATCCGGTGGTGGGCCTGCTCATGGGCCAGACGGCGGAAAACCTGGCCTGGCGTTTCGCCATTAGCCGGGAGGAAATGGATGCCTTTTCCCTGGTTTCCCACCAGCGGGCTATGGCGGCCAGGGCGGCGGGAGCCCTGGGGGAAATCGTCCCCCTGGTGGACATGGACGGCCGGATTTACGCCGAGGATGACGGGGTGCGCCCCGACGCCAGCCTGGCGGGACTCCAAAAGCTCAAGCCCTTTTTTGATAAGCCCTATGGCCGGGTGACTCCGGGCAACAGCTCCCAGATTACAGACGGCGCTGCCTGGCTGTTGCTGGCCTCGGCCAGCGCCGTTAAGCGCTGGAATCTGCAACCCTTGGGCCGCATCCTGGATGTCCAATGGGCGGGGCTGGACCCGGCCCAGATGGGCCTGGGGCCGGTCCATGCCATGACTCCCATCCTGCAACGCCACGGTCTGGGCCCCAATGATCTGGATTTGATGGAAATTAACGAGGCCTTTGCCGCCCAGGTCCTGGCCTGTCTCCGGGCCTGGGAAGATGAGGCCTATTGCCGGGAGGAACTGGGCCTGCCTGGAGCCCTGGGACGCCTGGATCCGGACAAACTCAACGTGGACGGGGGGGCCGTGGCCCTGGGCCATCCGGTGGGGGCTTCCGGGGCCCGCATCGTCCTGCATCTGCTCCACGCCCTGAGGGCCCGGGGCGGTGGCCGGGGCATGGCCAGTATCTGCATCGGCGGCGGCCAGGGGGGCGCCATGCTGGTGGAAACCGGGGGAGAACCCGCATGA
- a CDS encoding acyl-CoA dehydrogenase, with product MHLNLWLLPLVLLAAVLALVTVPPLRRPLLSRPLLAIYRRILPQMSDTEREALEAGTVWWEGELFRGKPDWAKLMAYPQPRLSAEEQAFLDNEVETACAMTDDWKVSHELYDLPPEVWQYIKEKGFLGMIIPKKYGGLEFSAYAHSQVVTKLSTRSSALAVSVMVPNSLGPAELLLHYGTDAQKNHYLPRLARGLDVPAFALTSPWAGSDAASIPDYGVVCKGQWQGREVLGMKVTWDKRYITLGPVCTVLGLAFRLYDPQGLLGDKKDVGITCALVPHDHPGVEIGTRHFPLNAAFHNGPTRGKEVFMPLEFIIGGPAMAGQGWRMLMECLAAGRSISLPSSNTGMAKLTARAVGAYARVRSQFKMAVGKFEGVEEALTRIGAHTYMMDAARVMTAGAVDLGEKPSVVSAIAKYHVTERARKVVNDGMDVIGGKGICLGPSNFLGRAYQQIPIGITVEGANILTRSLIIFGQGAVRCHPYVLAEMESAQGNDLAGFDRALFGHLAFTAGNGLRAFALGLTGARFATVAADVAPETHSYYRQLTRFSAAFAFLSDVSMLVLGGSLKRKEKISARLGDILAQMYLISATLKRYESEGRQSADLPLLHWSVQDALVQAQEAFLGVLANFPKPLVGWALKALLFPLGRPHRAPADAIGHHVAKALIAPGATRDRLTAGCYVAKTEEDAVGAVELALAATLEAEPIEAKIREAEKQGLFDANPLANVRDVAQAALSAGVVNAAEYALLQRRNALRDRVIRVDDFPSDFGVASALNKPEARKAA from the coding sequence ATGCACCTGAACCTCTGGCTTTTACCTCTGGTCCTGCTGGCCGCCGTTCTGGCCTTAGTGACAGTGCCTCCCCTACGCCGCCCCCTGCTGAGCCGGCCTTTGCTGGCCATCTACCGGCGCATCTTGCCCCAGATGTCCGATACGGAGCGGGAGGCCTTGGAGGCCGGTACGGTGTGGTGGGAGGGAGAGCTATTTCGGGGTAAGCCGGACTGGGCCAAGCTTATGGCCTATCCCCAGCCCCGGCTCAGCGCCGAGGAGCAGGCCTTCCTGGACAATGAGGTGGAGACGGCCTGCGCCATGACCGACGACTGGAAAGTCTCCCACGAGCTTTATGACCTGCCGCCGGAGGTCTGGCAATACATCAAGGAAAAGGGCTTTCTGGGCATGATTATTCCCAAAAAGTACGGTGGCCTGGAGTTTTCCGCCTACGCCCATTCCCAGGTGGTGACCAAGCTATCCACCCGCTCCTCCGCCCTGGCCGTCTCCGTCATGGTGCCCAATTCCCTGGGGCCCGCCGAGCTGCTCCTCCACTACGGCACGGATGCCCAGAAAAACCATTACCTCCCCCGCCTGGCCCGGGGCCTGGATGTGCCCGCCTTCGCCCTGACCAGCCCCTGGGCCGGTTCGGACGCCGCCTCCATCCCGGACTACGGAGTGGTCTGCAAGGGCCAGTGGCAGGGCCGGGAAGTCCTGGGCATGAAGGTGACCTGGGATAAGCGCTACATCACCCTGGGGCCCGTGTGCACCGTCCTGGGCCTGGCCTTCCGCCTCTACGACCCCCAGGGGCTTCTGGGGGACAAGAAGGACGTGGGCATCACCTGTGCCTTGGTGCCCCACGACCATCCGGGGGTGGAAATCGGTACCCGTCACTTCCCCCTGAACGCCGCCTTCCACAACGGCCCGACCCGGGGCAAGGAAGTGTTCATGCCTCTGGAGTTCATCATTGGCGGCCCGGCCATGGCGGGCCAGGGCTGGCGCATGTTGATGGAATGCCTGGCGGCGGGGCGCTCCATTTCCCTGCCGTCCTCCAACACGGGCATGGCCAAACTGACGGCCCGGGCCGTGGGGGCTTATGCCCGGGTGCGCAGCCAGTTCAAGATGGCCGTGGGCAAGTTTGAAGGGGTGGAAGAGGCCCTGACCCGCATTGGCGCCCATACCTACATGATGGACGCAGCCCGGGTGATGACCGCCGGGGCCGTGGATCTGGGAGAAAAGCCCTCCGTCGTCTCCGCCATCGCCAAATACCATGTCACGGAACGGGCCCGGAAAGTGGTCAATGACGGCATGGACGTGATCGGCGGCAAGGGCATTTGCCTGGGGCCCTCCAATTTCCTGGGCCGGGCTTATCAGCAGATTCCCATCGGCATCACGGTGGAAGGGGCCAATATCCTTACCCGCAGCCTGATCATCTTCGGCCAAGGCGCCGTCCGCTGCCATCCCTATGTGCTGGCGGAAATGGAGAGTGCCCAGGGGAACGATCTGGCCGGTTTCGACCGGGCACTCTTCGGCCATCTGGCCTTTACCGCCGGTAATGGGCTCCGGGCGTTTGCCCTGGGACTGACCGGTGCCCGCTTCGCCACCGTCGCCGCCGATGTGGCCCCGGAAACCCACTCCTACTATCGGCAGCTGACCCGCTTTTCCGCTGCCTTTGCCTTTCTTTCCGACGTGTCCATGCTGGTGCTGGGGGGCAGCCTGAAGCGCAAGGAAAAGATTTCCGCCCGCCTGGGAGACATTCTGGCCCAGATGTATCTGATTTCCGCCACCCTGAAGCGTTACGAGTCGGAAGGCCGCCAGTCCGCCGATCTCCCCCTGTTGCACTGGTCGGTTCAGGATGCCCTGGTCCAGGCCCAGGAAGCCTTCCTGGGGGTGCTGGCCAATTTCCCCAAGCCTCTGGTGGGCTGGGCTCTGAAAGCGCTCCTGTTCCCCCTGGGCCGCCCCCACCGGGCCCCCGCCGATGCCATCGGCCATCATGTGGCCAAGGCGTTGATCGCCCCCGGGGCCACCCGGGATCGGCTTACCGCTGGCTGCTATGTAGCCAAGACGGAAGAGGATGCGGTGGGGGCCGTGGAACTGGCCCTGGCCGCCACCCTGGAGGCTGAACCCATCGAAGCCAAAATTCGGGAAGCCGAAAAACAGGGGCTGTTCGACGCCAATCCCCTGGCCAATGTGCGGGATGTGGCCCAGGCCGCCCTGTCCGCCGGTGTGGTGAATGCCGCCGAATACGCCTTGCTCCAGCGCCGTAATGCCCTGCGGGACCGGGTTATCCGGGTGGATGATTTTCCGTCGGACTTTGGTGTGGCCTCGGCCCTAAATAAACCGGAGGCCCGCAAGGCGGCCTGA